A single Acidimicrobiia bacterium DNA region contains:
- the rph gene encoding ribonuclease PH produces MGPRRDGREPDELRPITFTRDFTEFAAGSVLVEFGRTRVLCTASAEERVPPWLRGSGRGWVTAEYSMLPGSTSERTDREAARGRQSGRTQEIQRLIGRSLRAVTDLSTMGEVQVILDCDALQADGGTRTASICGAYVALHDACTRLVATGRLASHPITDACAAVSVGVVDALPCLDLDYSEDAHAEVDMNVVMTGSGRYIEVQGTAEGAPFSRGELDALLGLAELGIADIVALQRELVGEPPPNRRR; encoded by the coding sequence GTGGGCCCCCGTCGCGACGGCCGGGAGCCGGACGAGCTCCGGCCCATCACCTTCACCCGGGACTTCACCGAGTTCGCGGCGGGCTCGGTGCTCGTGGAGTTCGGTCGCACCCGGGTGCTCTGCACCGCGTCGGCCGAGGAGCGGGTGCCGCCGTGGCTCCGAGGCTCCGGACGGGGCTGGGTGACGGCGGAGTACTCGATGCTCCCGGGGTCCACGAGCGAGCGCACCGACCGGGAGGCGGCGCGGGGGCGGCAGTCGGGCCGCACCCAGGAGATCCAGCGGCTCATCGGCCGGTCGCTGCGGGCGGTGACGGACCTGTCCACGATGGGCGAGGTCCAGGTGATCTTGGACTGCGACGCGCTGCAGGCCGACGGGGGGACCCGCACCGCGTCCATCTGCGGCGCCTACGTCGCGCTCCACGACGCCTGCACCCGGCTCGTCGCGACCGGCCGGCTGGCCTCGCACCCCATCACCGACGCCTGCGCGGCGGTGTCGGTCGGCGTCGTGGACGCGCTGCCCTGCCTGGACCTCGACTACTCCGAGGACGCCCACGCCGAGGTGGACATGAACGTCGTGATGACCGGCAGCGGCCGCTACATCGAGGTGCAGGGGACCGCCGAAGGAGCGCCGTTCTCGCGCGGGGAGCTCGACGCCCTGCTCGGCCTGGCCGAGCTGGGGATCGCCGACATCGTCGCGCTCCAACGCGAGCTCGTCGGCGAGCCGCCGCCGAACCGGCGCCGCTGA